In Planococcus shixiaomingii, the DNA window TGAAGGCATCCTTCAGCTGGTGCTGCTGGTCTTGAATTGTTTGTTCTCTGCGCCGGGAATCTTCGATTTGATAACGGTTTTCTTCCGTCAGCAATTCGAAATGGTTAGTAGAAATAGAAGATTGACGCACTTTAACGTCGCGCGGCGATGCTTCAACAACCACCGTTTCACCGCTTGCATCCAACAACACGTAGCTGAAAGAACGGCGATGCGGAATTTCTTTCAACAGCGCAATGGCTTCTTCATTCGTAGCACAATTTTCTAAAATCAAACGCCCAATCATATTGCATATAAAACCGTCTTCCGAATCCCGTCGATTGATGAAATTGTATCCCATGGCAAGCCCTTTTTCGTTGATGCCGTCAGTGCGCCCAGTAATTTGCATGGTTGGCCCAATAGTTGCATATCCACCGTCCGTCGGCTGATACAACGCAAACCGGCCTTCATAGCCTTGCGGCGAACTGTCGTAATTTCTCATCATATAATCAGGTGCCGTGAAAATGGAACAGCCGCTCCGGACATATTCCAAGTAATAGCCGCCGAAATCTTTAATGGCATCATACATCGGCCATTCCAGCGCATCCGCCAGTCCGCAGATTTCTTCCCATATGGCAGGTGATAAGCTTTGCAATAACTCTTTTGCTTTTTGTTCATCTATGGTGAAATGCCGATTTGCTCCCCACTGCTTTTTGCGGTTCGGCAAGATGAAAGAGCCTTTTAATGCTTGGCCCTGTTTAAACCCGAAATCGTAGTGGCTTCCCCGAAACTGAATTACATCACTATGCACTTGTCCCACTGTATATCCCTCTTTTTATCTTGAATTACCATGAGTTTACTGCAATTTCGTTCTAATTGATAAGAATATGCTTATAAGTAAAGGGTGGAAACATTTCTATCTGATTTTCTTTGAAAAATATAAAGTTTCATATATCATCAACAAAGTTCTTTAAAATAAAATTAGAAAATTCAGTTAAATTGTAGCAAAAATTACCAATATCATGTAATATTTGATTTGTAGTATATTATAACCATTAGAGGGGGATTTTTTTGGGCAAAAAAGCATTTGTTTCGATTGCGTTAACAAGTTTATTGGTGTTTCCATTTTCTTATCAACAAGCCTATGCAAATGAGAGTAATAGCGAAGCATTTAAGAACTTAGTAGAACAAAGAGAAGAAAAGTCTTTGAAAAAAGATGCTGTTGATTCAACAGCTATTGAGAAGCTTGAAGAAACATTAAAAACTAAACGTTCTAGTAAAGCAAACGCGAGCCGTTCTAGTACGAGCAATGATTATTTAGTTGAAAAAGAGTTTAACGATGATTTTGTCTATGCGAATACGCTTTCTTATTCAAAACCAACAATAGGACAATTATTGCCTCTTTTCGATGTTGATTTTTATAAGATAAAAGTTCCGCAAGATGGGGCTTTATTAGTAGGGGGAGCGACTAGTTCTGAATCAATTTACTTGATGTTTGCTGCTGTAGAAAAGGATTGGAAAAAAAGCGGGAAACTAGAGTACTTGGGCAGTGAATTTGATGTAAATACAGAAGTTCAAGTATATCAAGCAAAAGCGGGAACTTATTACGTCCCTGTCATAGATGAAGATATGACGTGGGATTATTACTATGACGACAACACGCCTGAAGACCTTTATTCGATAGTGACTGCCTTTGTTGACAACGTGAAACCAGGCAAACCAACTATTAATAAAGTAGACAACAACGACGTAAAAGTGACGGGAAAAGCGGAAGCAAATTCGACCGTTACTGTGAAAAGAGGCACTACAGTTCTTAAGTCGGTTAAAGCCACGTCTGCTGGAACTTTCTCTGCGGCAATCCCTGTACAAAAAGCAGGCACTAAATTAGCAGTTACTGCTAAAGACAGCGCAGGCAACATAAGTTCTGCAGCAACGGCAACCGTGGCAGATGTCATTGCACCAAGCAAACCGACTATCAATAAAGTAGATAGCAACGATTTGAAGGTGACCGGAAAAGCAGAAGCGGGATCAACGGTCACTGTTAAAGCGGGGAGCACAACACTTGGATCCGCTGTTGCAGATGCTAAAGGGGTCTACTCTGTTAAAATCAAAGCCCAGAAAAAAGGGACGACTCTTACGGTAACTGCTAAAGATAAAGCAGGCAATGTCAGTTCTAAAGCAACGTACGTCGTTGTAAAACATTAAAAGAAACGAGACAAAAATAAAACCACCGCTTCGGTTTTTCGAAGCAGTGGTTTTATTTTTATTTACCAGACAGCAATTTCAGCGTCGCCGCCGTTAATGCCGGTGAACATATTGGATGCGGCAGTCAACAGCTGGATCGCCGTGTCTCGGTCCATGGACGGGCGCAAATAGAAGATATGCAGCGCATTGACGGTTTGTTCGGTAACCATCGTCCGTTTGGAGTCGACATAAGGGCTGCCGAAAGCGCCTTGCTCGTCTCTGGATACAAGAATATTGGTTAATGTGTTGATGCGGTTATTGAGTCCCTCGTATTGATCTTGTTCAGTACCGACAGCAATCTCCACAGCTCCTGAAATTTTGTCCGCATCGTACAAGCCGAGCGGAATTTCGTATTGAAGCGAAAGAAAACTGTTCATATCCACTCCGGAATGGACAGGAACTATGTAATTTTGTTTGCGGATTCTGCGGAATAAAGCTTCAGCAGATGGACGGTAGCGGCTTGGGTCGGCCCCCAGTGCTTTCCATAATAGTTGCCATTCGAGGAGTCCCGGGAAGTCAGTGATTTCTTTGTCTTCCAAATCAAAGTATAATTGTTCCTGGAAAAGTTGAAGCCGGCCCTTTAACATTTGAGGTGACTCGGAAACGGTGATATTGTTATAATGAATCGTTCCTATTTTAAAGTCAGGAAAGATTTTGAGAATTTCAGGATCAATTTGAATCTCCATAGCAATCTTCCTTTCAAGTGCATTTTATTCATCGTATCATAAAACTGAGTGAGGGGTTATCGACAATGAATCTCGAAGGGTTTCAACAAGAGCTTGTTGCATATGCCTCTGAAATTGGGATTGATAAAATCGGTTTTGCTTCGGCGGAGCCTTTTTATAATTTGCGGCACCGCCTCATCCGCCAGCAGCAGTTGAAATACCAGTCCGGCTTTGAAGAGCCGGATATAGAAAAACGTACACGGCCGGACCTCTTGCTGGATGAAGCGGTAAGCATCATCGCCATTGCAATTGCGTATCCGTCCAAGATGTCAAATGCTCCACAAGGCGTCAAAGGAGCTAGGCGCGGAATTTTCTCCAGGTCGTCTTGGGGGAAAGATTACCACGCGGCTCTTAGAGAGCGGCTAACGTTACTTGAAGCCTTTATCGCTGCGCATTACCCGGAAGCCCGTATGCGGTCGATGGTGGACACAGGCGAGCTGTCTGACCGGGCAGTGGCGGAACGGGCCGGCATTGGCTGGAGTGCGAAGAATACGAATATCATCACACCGGAGTTCGGTTCGTACGTTTACCTCGGTGAAATGATCACCAATATTCCGTTTCGCTTTGATGAACCGATGGAAGACCAATGCGGCGATTGCCGTCTGTGCATCGATTCGTGCCCGACTGGCGCAATTGTTGAAGGCGGCCAATTGAATGCCCAGCGCTGCGTGTCGTTTTTGACGCAGACAAAAGGCTTTTTGCCGGATGAGTTCCGCACTATTATCGGCAACCGCTTGTACGGCTGCGACACGTGCCAGACGGTTTGCCCGAAAAACAAACGGAAAGCGAATCAGATCCATACGGAATTCGAACCGGATCCAGAAATCGCTAAGCCGCTCTTAGAGCCGCTGCTGACGATTTCAAATAAAGAGTTTAGGGCGAAATTTGGTTATATCTCTGGTTCATGGCGCGGCAAAAAGCCGATCCAGCGCAACGCCATCTTGGCACTTGCGCATTTTAAAGAAGCAAGTGCTGTTCCTGCGTTGATTGAGTTATTGAACAAGGATGAGCGGCCGGTGATCCGCGGAACCGCTGCTTGGGCAATCGGGAAAATCGGGACCGAAGAAGGGCTGCTTGCCTTGAAGCAAGCGGAGCAGCAAGAACAAGATCAAGAAGTACTTGAGGAAATTCAAAAAGGATTGGCATTTTTTGCTGAAGAGTTGAAAGGATAAGTGAAAGATTTGGCTATACACATCGTTTTGTACCAACCGCTGATTCCGGCAAATACCGGAAACATTGCCCGCTCTTGTGCGGGAACAGGAGTGAAATTACATTTGATCCGGCCGCTTGGCTTTTCAACGGATGATAAAATGCTTAAACGTGCAGGCCTTGATTACTGGGAGCATGTGGATTTGACTTACTACGATTCGTTGCAGGAGCTGTTTGACCGCTATGCGGACGGAGAGTTCTACTATATTACAAAGTTTGGTACGAAAACATACACAACATTCGATTATTCAAATCAAGAAAAAGACTATTTCTTTGTTTTCGGCCAAGAAACAAAAGGATTGCCGAAAGAATTGATCGAACAAAACCAAGACCATTGCTTGCGGATTCCGATGAATGACCATATCCGCTCATTGAATTTGTCCAATACCGCGGCGATTTTAATTTATGAAGCATTGCGCCAACAAGACTTTCCAGGAATCCAATGAAAAAAGGACAGCGATTTCGCTGTCCTTTTGCATTATTTCTCTTCGAATGTACCTGGTTTGTCGTCGTAGCCAGCTGTTAAGATAGCTGACAAGAACGCTACACAAATACCTATAATGAGGATTAAGTTCATAAGTAACGACCTCCTTGTAATATGCATCTATTTTTTAGTATAGCCTATACCAAATGAAAATGAAATAAAAGTCCAGGGGGAAATGTGAAGAATTTCTGTCCGTATCTTTATTAAATAAAAGGAATTGAAAAAAACACGAAACGTTTTTGCATGTTGTCCGTATATATAGTATAAGTAAGTTTCGGGGAAGAGGTGAAAAAATGAGAATGAAAATTTCTGTGGCGTTATTGTGGTTGACGGGGCTGGCTGAGTTATTCTTGGCGATTCCGTTCATAGGTGGCACTTTTGTTCTGAGCACCGGTTATGCAGTGCTCGGCGTTATGTTTGTCCTCCATGTAATCACATTGTTTTTCTGTTTTCGGGAATATTCACCAAAAAGCGGTTCCATCTTGGGAATTATCACGAGTTTAGTGTCTTGGTTCCCTCTAGTCGGTTGGGCCATGCATTTGGTTACTGCTATTGTTTTACTTTTCTCAGCAGCTGTTGCAGATCGTCGTGCAAGAATATGATTATAAAAAAAACCGCCAAAATGGCGGTTTTTTTATAGAGATTGTAGACAAAAGAATAGTTACCTTTCTGACGGAATAATATACACATTCTACCGGAACGATACTAGCACCTTCGCTTCAGCCGGGCGCTTTCCGCGGGCTCGCGCCGAACTAACTCGGTCCTTGCGTCCCGAGTGGATTTCGGCACTTCGCTGTCCCGCAGGCAAGACATTGGCCGATGGCAGTGAGGCCAAGTCTTTGCGACGAAGCAGCGCAGCGATGCAGGAGCAGGGGGTTTCCGCCGGCTTGCGCTCCGGTGCCTGAAGCAAGAAAAGAATACTCAGTACCTTGCGCCATCTCTACCCCATCCAGACACTTGGATGGAGGCAGTCGCCCTGATATAAGAAGACTCCCAACCGGGCCGGTCACGCAGACTCCTGTGGGAGCAGCGCAGCGACTTGAGCGGAAGACCCCGCAGGCAAGACATTGGCCGAAAGTCTTGAGGCCAAGTCTTTGCGACGAAGCTAGCGCAGCGATGCAGGAGCAACAGTCTTTTTAGTGACGAGGAGGCTGAAGCCGAGCCCACGGAAAGCGGAGTGGCTGGTCCGGTTGGTTTTATACATCCTTATTCAACAATCCTGCACTTTGTCTACAGTCTAATAAAAAAAACCGCCAAAATGGCGGTTTTTTTTTATTTAATGAGGCGCTATTAAAATTTGGATAGTGAATAGTACTGCAAATACATACAAGATCGGATGAACGCTTTTTCCTTTTCCTTTGAAAATCTTCATCAAAGGATAAGAGATAAAACCAAGAGCAATCCCGGTCGCGATGCTTGATGTCAGAGGCATAGCCAGGACAATCAAGAAAGCGGGGAAAGCTTCATCAAATTGGTCCCAATCAATGTGTTTTACAGCACCGATCATCAAGCTTCCGACGATAATCAAAGCGGGAGCCGTAATGGCAGCGACGCTTGATAAAGTGCTGACGAGCGGGCCGAAAAAGGCGGCAATGATAAACAGGATAGCAACAGTCAAACTAGTCAAACCAGTTCTCCCGCCTGCTGCAACGCCAGCAGAAGACTCTACATAAGCGGTTGTCGGGCTGGTGCCCAACATAGCGCCGGCGGTAGCGGCAACCGAATCAGCAAGCAAAGCTTGGCGCATGCGCGGCATTTTGTTTTCTTTCATCAATCCTGCTTGTTTCGCTACACCGATCATGGTTCCAGTTGTATCGAATAACGTAACAAGCAAGAACGAAAATACTACGCCGTATAAGCCATACTGAATAATGAGTTGAAAGGCTTCGACCGGATTCCAGACAATGATGCCTTCAGGCAGTGAAGGCAGTTTAAGGAAACCTGCACCGAATTTCATTTGGCCAGTGAAGAAGGCGATAATGCCGGTAGCGATCATCCCGAAGAAAATTCCGCCGTGAATGTTCAGTGACATGAAAATTAAAGTAATCAATAAGCCGAGCAGCGTCAGTGCAACAGGACCGGATGTCAAATCGCCCAATCCGACTAAGTTTGCTTCGTTGGCAACGATGATGCCGCTGAGCCGCATGCCGATAAATGCAATGAACAAGCCAATTCCGGCAGTGATGGCATGCTTTAGGTTTTCCGGAATCGCTTCAATTAATACTTTCCGCAAGCGGGTCATAGACAATAAGATAAAAATCAGTCCTGCAGCAAAAACCGCTGCGAAAGCAGTCGTGTAATCAATCGCGCCGCCAGAACCGAGCACCATGGATGTAAAATATGCATTCAATCCCATGCCGGGAGCTATGGCAATTGGGTAGTTGGCGAAAAGTGCCATCCACAATGTACCAATTACAGCAGCAACAATCGTCGCCAGGAATACTTGGTCAAAGGGCACCCCGGCCGCCCCTAAAATAACAGGGTTTACAATAACAATATAAGCCATCGTCAAAAACGTGGTAGTTCCTGCTACTATTTCTGTTTTTACATCTGTTCCATATTCTTTTAAGTGAAACATTATTAAACTCCTTCCGAAACACGAACAATTTAATTAGCCTATCAAATATTATTCGCTTTTGGAGAAAAAAGCAAGAGTTTCTGAAAAAATAACTGCTGAAAGTCGAATTTTATGCCGTCTATTTGTACAATAAGGACTGAAAGGGTGAAGCCAAATGGAATTAGCGATAGGTTCGACAAAAACTTTACATAATGGAATTGAAATGCCGCGTTTCGGGCTCGGCGTCTACAAAATGACCGATAAAGAAATTGCGGTGGAAGCGATGGTATCAGCTATTAATGGAGGGTACCGAGCCATTGACACAGCATCTCTCTACGACAATGAACGTGAGGTGGGCGAAGCGGTCCGAGCCTCTACGGCAAAGCGGGAAGATTTGTTTATCACTTCAAAAGTATGGAACACTGACCAAGGTTATGATAAAACCTTATGGGCGTTTGAAGCGTCGCTTGAGCGATTGGGCTTTGATTATTTGAATTTGTATTTGACGCATTGGGCAGTTCCAGGGAAATACGAAGATACGTACCGGGCTCTCCAACGGTTATACGATGAAAAAATGGTGCGTGCTATCGGTGTTTCCAATCATCAGCAGCACCATCTTGAAAAGCTGTTGGTAACCGCCCACACCAAGCCGATGGTCAACCAAATCGAGCTCCATCCGCATTTAACGCAAGAACCACTGCGTGAGTTTTGTGCAGCAAATGATATTGCGGTCACCGCATGGTCACCTTTAGCGCGTGGAACGTTAATGGAAGAAGGGCTGCTTCAGAAAATTGCGGAAGCCCATGGCAAGACAGTCGCGCAAGTCATCATTCGTTGGCATCTGCAAAGTGATTTGATCGTCATTCCAAAATCCGTGACGCCATCACGAATTGTGGAAAATGCCGATGTCTATGACTTCGCGTTAACGACAGAAGAGATGGCTCTAATTGATGCACTCAATCAAGACCGTCGTACTGGTGGCACACATCCTGACGACATTACAGCTTAACAAATAAAAGCCGCCGATCCTTTTACTGGATTGGCGGCTTTCTCTCTGTCGTTCAGCTATGGTATCCTGTTGTTAGAAAATTTCGAAAGGAGAAGTGCCGATGAGTAAAAAAGAGATGATATTGGATCAACTTTCAGTGTGCCGGAACATGGACAGCTGGATAAAACCGCTGAGCACGGCGCTCGAGGGATTGCGTTTAGAAGAAGTAACTTGGAAACCGAATGAAGCATCTAATTCCATCAGCGAAATCACCAGTCATCTGTTGTTTTATAATGACCGTTGGATGAAACGTTTCAAAGGCGAACCGGTAGGGGAATCGCCGGAACTTAATTCCGATACTTTCCAAACTATCGATGGGTTGACGGAAGATTCTTGGCAGCGCCATGTCGCTAAGCTGGACGCCGGACTTGAGCAGTGGCAGAAAGTGATCGAAGACTCCACTGAAGAAGAGCTTCACGGATCTATTCCGGGATTTCCAGAAGAGGCCGTCTGGTGGGAAGCGCTATCCAATCTGTGCACACACAACACGTACCACACAGGTCAAATCATTTATATTCGCAAAGCATTGGGCAACTGGGAAATTGCGCCGGATTGGGAATAACAAATTAGAAGCGCTTGAAGTAGTTAAAACTTCTACGGCTTTTGCAACAGAAAAAAACCTGCAAAGAGATTTCTTTGCAGGTTGCTTGAGTTTCTTTTGGTTTACCGTGAAGTATCTTCGATCACAATTTTCTCGCCGGTAAACGGATGGATGAACGACATGCGGAACGCATGCAAATGGTAGGCGCCGTCTTGTGTCGGTGGGCCGCCGTATAATTCATCGCCGATGATAGGGTGGCCAAGATGAGCTAGATGCGCGCGGATCTGGTGCGTCCGGCCGGTTTCCAGCGTCAAGTGGAGGATCGATTTGCTGTCCAGCTGTTTTACCACTTTGAAATAGGTGACTGCACTTTGTCCGGTTGGCGAGGCGATTCGGCGCGTCGCATGATGGCGATCACGGCCAAGCTTGGCATCGATGGTGCCGGACTTTTCGCGCACTCTCCCTTTAACAACCGCTTCATAGTCACGGACAAGCTGCTTTTGTTCTAACATGCGGTCTAAGACGTTTTTAGCTACCGGGTGCTTGGCTACCATCAATAAGCCGGACGTTCCTTGGTCGAGCCGGTGGACGTGCTCTCCGTACGAGCCGCCGTTTCTGACAATATGTCCAAGTATGGCGTTAATGAACGTATCAATCTGTCCTACTTCATTCGGGTGGGTTTTCATGCCTTTTGGTTTGTTGGCGATAATAAAATGTTCGTCTTCAAACAAAATCGGCAATTCGACATCGTGTTTTGGTTCATACGGTGAAACGGCCGGCGGCAAGTCAAAATGCAGCACAGTGCCTTTTTCAAGCGGTTCTCTCCAAATAACTTCTTGGAATTTATCGTTTTTTACGCTTTTTGCCATTCGCATTTCGTGGACGATTTTTTTCCCTAATCCCCATTCGGACCGTAACAATTCTTCGACGGTTAAGCCGTCTTCTTTTACTTCATAACTCCAACTCATTAAACTTTCCTCCATAAAAAAGGATCATGCGCACTGCACATGATCCTTTTGTCAGTTATTTTAAAACGACTTCATCGAAAAATTTCTCGATATTTTCTTTCGGCTGTGAGCCGACCCAGCGCGCCACTTCTTTTCCATCTTCATAGTGCACGAGTGTCGGAGTTGCTTCGATGAAATAATCTTGCCATCCTTGTTCATACTCTAACAGATTGTATTGCAAGACGTCTACATCCATATCTTCCGCTACGGGCATCAAAACCGGTGTAGTAGCTTGGCAATGCGAACATTCTGGACTAAAGAAATACACAGTAGTCGGTTCGCCGCTTGTAATTTTTTCATTTACATCGTCCGGCAAGGCGATGTTCTGGTAATTTTCATCGTCCAGTTGGTCGATGGTCGATTGTTTTAAATCCTTATTGCCGTAGGGATTGTTTGCGAGTTTTTTTTCATTCGATTGATTGGTCAAGAAAATGATCAACCCGAAAATAACAACAATAACAGCCGCAATGGCTAACATTTTTTTCATTTTATTTTTCCTCCTTGAGTGTTTTCCAAAGATAAATGCTCATTCCTGCAATTAAGATAAATGCGATTAGAGCCAAAAATGGAATGGTGATAAATCCTAACCAGTTTATGTATTGGCCTGTACACGGAACTTGTCCACAAGATGGAGCTGCTTCAGCCAAAAAAGCGAGTTTTTGGATTCCGTAGTGGTAGAGGGAAATACATCCGCCGACAATGGCGAAAACCATTGTAGTAGCTGCAATGCGAACATTTTTCTGTATGTAGGCAACGCCGATGATGAGTACGAGCGGATACATGAAAATGCGTTGAATCCAACACAAGTTGCATGGAGTATAACCGCGGATTTCAGAAAAATAAAGTGAACCCAGTGTTGCGACCAGTGAAACTACCCACATGGACAGCAAAACGTTTTCTTGGCGCTTTGTCATAGTTACAATCCTCTTTTCAAGAATTTCTTCTATAAAAGTATAATTCTTAAAGCCCAGCAAGTAAAACATTATCATGAAGTTCTGCTATCCTATATAATGAACTATGAAACTTTTGTGAAGGAGTGGCTCTTGTGCCAGAACAATTCGATTTATCAACTTTCGAAAAAAGCATGATCATCCGCGAGATGAGCTATGCAGATATACATGCAATTATGGAAATGCAGCGTTTATGTTTCCCGGGGATGGACCCGTGGAAAGAAGAACAATTAAGAAGCCATTTAGGCGTTTTCCCTCAAGGGCAGCTCGTGGCTGAACTCGACGGCACAGTAATCGGCTCGTGCTCAAGTTTATTGATAAATTTCGATGAATACGACGATCGCCATACGTGGGACGATGTAACCGATGGCGGCTATATTACCAACCATAACCCGGACGGCTATAATATGTACGGCATTGAAGTGATGGTGCACCCTGAATACCGCCGCATGCAAGTCGGGCAGCGGTTGTATGAAGCACGAAAAGAATTGGCCCGTGAACTCAACTTGAAATCGATCATTATCGGAGGGCGCATCCCGAACTACCATAAATATGCGGAAGAAATGTCTCCGAGAGAATACGTGGATTCGGTTTCGCGTCATAAAATTTACGATCCTGTTTTGACATTCCAGTTAATGAACGGCTTTCAATTGATGCGAATCAACCCGAACTACTTGCAAGATGATTTGGCATCTGGAAAATACGCGACTCTTATGGAATGGA includes these proteins:
- a CDS encoding NCS2 family permease, with protein sequence MFHLKEYGTDVKTEIVAGTTTFLTMAYIVIVNPVILGAAGVPFDQVFLATIVAAVIGTLWMALFANYPIAIAPGMGLNAYFTSMVLGSGGAIDYTTAFAAVFAAGLIFILLSMTRLRKVLIEAIPENLKHAITAGIGLFIAFIGMRLSGIIVANEANLVGLGDLTSGPVALTLLGLLITLIFMSLNIHGGIFFGMIATGIIAFFTGQMKFGAGFLKLPSLPEGIIVWNPVEAFQLIIQYGLYGVVFSFLLVTLFDTTGTMIGVAKQAGLMKENKMPRMRQALLADSVAATAGAMLGTSPTTAYVESSAGVAAGGRTGLTSLTVAILFIIAAFFGPLVSTLSSVAAITAPALIIVGSLMIGAVKHIDWDQFDEAFPAFLIVLAMPLTSSIATGIALGFISYPLMKIFKGKGKSVHPILYVFAVLFTIQILIAPH
- a CDS encoding RluA family pseudouridine synthase; this encodes MSWSYEVKEDGLTVEELLRSEWGLGKKIVHEMRMAKSVKNDKFQEVIWREPLEKGTVLHFDLPPAVSPYEPKHDVELPILFEDEHFIIANKPKGMKTHPNEVGQIDTFINAILGHIVRNGGSYGEHVHRLDQGTSGLLMVAKHPVAKNVLDRMLEQKQLVRDYEAVVKGRVREKSGTIDAKLGRDRHHATRRIASPTGQSAVTYFKVVKQLDSKSILHLTLETGRTHQIRAHLAHLGHPIIGDELYGGPPTQDGAYHLHAFRMSFIHPFTGEKIVIEDTSR
- a CDS encoding disulfide oxidoreductase, with amino-acid sequence MTKRQENVLLSMWVVSLVATLGSLYFSEIRGYTPCNLCWIQRIFMYPLVLIIGVAYIQKNVRIAATTMVFAIVGGCISLYHYGIQKLAFLAEAAPSCGQVPCTGQYINWLGFITIPFLALIAFILIAGMSIYLWKTLKEEK
- a CDS encoding B3/B4 domain-containing protein is translated as MEIQIDPEILKIFPDFKIGTIHYNNITVSESPQMLKGRLQLFQEQLYFDLEDKEITDFPGLLEWQLLWKALGADPSRYRPSAEALFRRIRKQNYIVPVHSGVDMNSFLSLQYEIPLGLYDADKISGAVEIAVGTEQDQYEGLNNRINTLTNILVSRDEQGAFGSPYVDSKRTMVTEQTVNALHIFYLRPSMDRDTAIQLLTAASNMFTGINGGDAEIAVW
- a CDS encoding thioredoxin family protein; translation: MKKMLAIAAVIVVIFGLIIFLTNQSNEKKLANNPYGNKDLKQSTIDQLDDENYQNIALPDDVNEKITSGEPTTVYFFSPECSHCQATTPVLMPVAEDMDVDVLQYNLLEYEQGWQDYFIEATPTLVHYEDGKEVARWVGSQPKENIEKFFDEVVLK
- a CDS encoding aldo/keto reductase is translated as MELAIGSTKTLHNGIEMPRFGLGVYKMTDKEIAVEAMVSAINGGYRAIDTASLYDNEREVGEAVRASTAKREDLFITSKVWNTDQGYDKTLWAFEASLERLGFDYLNLYLTHWAVPGKYEDTYRALQRLYDEKMVRAIGVSNHQQHHLEKLLVTAHTKPMVNQIELHPHLTQEPLREFCAANDIAVTAWSPLARGTLMEEGLLQKIAEAHGKTVAQVIIRWHLQSDLIVIPKSVTPSRIVENADVYDFALTTEEMALIDALNQDRRTGGTHPDDITA
- a CDS encoding C45 family autoproteolytic acyltransferase/hydolase, whose amino-acid sequence is MGQVHSDVIQFRGSHYDFGFKQGQALKGSFILPNRKKQWGANRHFTIDEQKAKELLQSLSPAIWEEICGLADALEWPMYDAIKDFGGYYLEYVRSGCSIFTAPDYMMRNYDSSPQGYEGRFALYQPTDGGYATIGPTMQITGRTDGINEKGLAMGYNFINRRDSEDGFICNMIGRLILENCATNEEAIALLKEIPHRRSFSYVLLDASGETVVVEASPRDVKVRQSSISTNHFELLTEENRYQIEDSRRREQTIQDQQHQLKDAFSAFRLLNDSDKGVFSPKYSTASGTLHTAAYFPETLEVGFALGPNRLPLMLDFQKWLDGEKLYVKRINGKLDIDASFVNMAEL
- a CDS encoding Ig-like domain-containing protein, which translates into the protein MGKKAFVSIALTSLLVFPFSYQQAYANESNSEAFKNLVEQREEKSLKKDAVDSTAIEKLEETLKTKRSSKANASRSSTSNDYLVEKEFNDDFVYANTLSYSKPTIGQLLPLFDVDFYKIKVPQDGALLVGGATSSESIYLMFAAVEKDWKKSGKLEYLGSEFDVNTEVQVYQAKAGTYYVPVIDEDMTWDYYYDDNTPEDLYSIVTAFVDNVKPGKPTINKVDNNDVKVTGKAEANSTVTVKRGTTVLKSVKATSAGTFSAAIPVQKAGTKLAVTAKDSAGNISSAATATVADVIAPSKPTINKVDSNDLKVTGKAEAGSTVTVKAGSTTLGSAVADAKGVYSVKIKAQKKGTTLTVTAKDKAGNVSSKATYVVVKH
- the trmL gene encoding tRNA (uridine(34)/cytosine(34)/5-carboxymethylaminomethyluridine(34)-2'-O)-methyltransferase TrmL, which codes for MAIHIVLYQPLIPANTGNIARSCAGTGVKLHLIRPLGFSTDDKMLKRAGLDYWEHVDLTYYDSLQELFDRYADGEFYYITKFGTKTYTTFDYSNQEKDYFFVFGQETKGLPKELIEQNQDHCLRIPMNDHIRSLNLSNTAAILIYEALRQQDFPGIQ
- a CDS encoding DinB family protein, coding for MSKKEMILDQLSVCRNMDSWIKPLSTALEGLRLEEVTWKPNEASNSISEITSHLLFYNDRWMKRFKGEPVGESPELNSDTFQTIDGLTEDSWQRHVAKLDAGLEQWQKVIEDSTEEELHGSIPGFPEEAVWWEALSNLCTHNTYHTGQIIYIRKALGNWEIAPDWE
- the queG gene encoding tRNA epoxyqueuosine(34) reductase QueG, with translation MNLEGFQQELVAYASEIGIDKIGFASAEPFYNLRHRLIRQQQLKYQSGFEEPDIEKRTRPDLLLDEAVSIIAIAIAYPSKMSNAPQGVKGARRGIFSRSSWGKDYHAALRERLTLLEAFIAAHYPEARMRSMVDTGELSDRAVAERAGIGWSAKNTNIITPEFGSYVYLGEMITNIPFRFDEPMEDQCGDCRLCIDSCPTGAIVEGGQLNAQRCVSFLTQTKGFLPDEFRTIIGNRLYGCDTCQTVCPKNKRKANQIHTEFEPDPEIAKPLLEPLLTISNKEFRAKFGYISGSWRGKKPIQRNAILALAHFKEASAVPALIELLNKDERPVIRGTAAWAIGKIGTEEGLLALKQAEQQEQDQEVLEEIQKGLAFFAEELKG